Within the Gossypium raimondii isolate GPD5lz chromosome 12, ASM2569854v1, whole genome shotgun sequence genome, the region gtagcacaccgctgaccaatcgctagattgggcagacccggtgactaggtacccgtccaccgacaatcccaattgcaggctgacatcttccaaagtgacAGTACACTCTCCatatggaagatggaatgtgtgcgtctcgggtctccacctctcgatcaacgcactgattagttttgggtccaccttgcatccccggcctaccgtcgccacgtgccaaaaacccgcttaccgcaggtagttctctaccaacggtgatggagaaGCATGCATATTTCGGATATTGCATTCTAatacccgatctacagacttttataacaaataataaattaataattatctaaaaatgcataaataaaaaatcttaaataatatttaaaaattaaatttaacacttaccatctTCATTTGTTCTACGGATATGTGGtgcttatcaagacgagtcaattctccggccattaCTGAAATCGTataaattttttgggtttaaaaaatagggatttaagagaaatttttttcggttaaaaaaaatcaaatttttttaaaattatttaaaaatagggatttaagagaaatttaaaaggaaattgagagctaattgagattaaatatgaatttgagagaaatttggaaggaaattgagggaggatttgtttgtgaaaaaaaaaaagaggtgggggtatttataggttttgTTTTTTGACCGTTGCACTGTTCACGCGCGGTCTTAATCGCATCCTCCTGGACGCGTCATGTCatcaaatcgcgtccacgtcagcacgtTATGCTTACATGGCAACAAATCGCTCTTTCAAGGctcagcaaagcgcgctgacgtggacgcgatttgctgacacatcCCCTGACTTTGCGCTGACGTGGAAGCGATTTAGGGGAAAGGGGCTcattctggtaaataataaaatatagggcctatttcgataaatttaaaaaaaaattggctttttttagtattttgccCTTTTGGTTAAACCATCTTCTAGAATCATGGGATATATTATATTGCtaaagaaaatttagttttaatatttttctaattcattTATTGCAAGATATTTAATTGACTTTTATctattaaatgacttaattttcaaaaatgaaagTTTGGTCATACAAGGTAAATGAGTTGGTAATTTTGACAAACTGATAGTTATCACAAACTTTTGCGCCATATGAAAATGATAgtgttgaattttataattcatgttATATTTTAAGCTACCttgtgaattttaaataatgaaaaactcTTCAGCTTTGGTTTGAGTGAAAGCATAATCAAATTACTAAATCACATAGGTGATTGAATCTTAGtttgattgatataaatatttatgtagttaataaaatcttaactcaattggtataaatattattatcaatgtaAAAAACCTAAATTCAAATATGCTAAAATGTATTATACTCCTATTTAGAAATTGAGGAGagattatataaataattctaggcgaataaaaatagcaaataaaaaaattaccaaacctCATAAAATAGATATCGTGTGAAATACTTCAAATATTCAATACATGATAAGATGTTGATTACATTGCCTCAAAATGaacttattttggtaatttaaattacattattcAACTGCAaagaattttatgatttttcacctcaaaactcaaattaccttcttctttttttacttagGGGCAAGTCTGCTTTTGATCTTGTTGActtctttggtaccaatttggAATGCCTTTGTCAACACGTGGTCCGGCACTGCTGGTGTTGAACCAAACAAGGTAACGGCAATCGACTGAGTTCCCGGCAATTGGCTGTTGAAGCCGGCGATGACCGATGCCGGTTCTTTGCCGTTGTTTTGCTGGAAATGAACCAAACCTTTAGGGAACACGAAAATGTCTCCTTTTTTTAAGGATTTGGAGATCAACTTGTTGGCAGTGGTGATGAACCCCACATCCAATTCACCATCGAGAACAAAGATGATCTCGGTGGCGCGTGGGTGAGTGTGAGGTGGGTTAAGTCCGCCAGGTTGATAGTCAATACGAGAAAGCGACACCCCAAGGGTGTTCAACCCTGGGATTTTCTCAACATTGGCTCCGGTCACCACCGATCCCACCGTGTTGTTGACCACCGCCGGCTTGGCTAAGCCACTAAAGAAGAAATCATTTTCCGTTACATCGGCATCCTTCTTGCATGCAAATCCGTTCACCTTCACCcctacatacatacatacatacatacatacatacatacatacatacatacatacatacatacatacaagaTTTATGTTAGCTAGAAAAAAGTGTATTATTTGCTTTGATCAAAGCTGTTgacttttgttttaattacctGAAGATGTATCGGCTACGCAGATATCTTGGAGGGGATCAGGGTCAGATTTGGCGACGCTGAAGACAGCAACCAAAGCgacaaaatatgcaaaaaccTTGGCAGCCATGGAGATTTAACAATCAAGTGAAGCAAAAAGGTAAacaattatagattttaaagcgtaaaaaaaaataaaggtattttgttttgattgttgGTAGAGAAAGGGGGATGTTGTATTTACTTTTATATGGGAAGAAAATGGGTTTGTGGTTTGGGTGGAATAAAATTATTGGTGTGACAGTGAAGTTTTCGAAAACAGGACTGGGTTGGGTTCCAAGCAAAGCAATTTGTTTAATcgcaaataaaaacaaatagggtaaattacaccaaggtcactcaattattataaatttacattttagtcatctaattttaaaaagttacagcTTCGTCATTGTCCCTGTTAACTTAATAGCAGACTCAAATCCCGTTACCTTACTATTTATTGCAGGGTAAAGTACAGAAaaagtcactcaactattaggAAGCTTATACTTTGGTTCctcgattttaaaaaaactataagtTGGCCATTGAACTGTTGGAAAGTTTTAACGCATCAacttataactttttaaaattaaattattaaaatgtaaatttattaatagttgagTAACCTGATTGTAGTTACCCAAATACTTTAGCAACCAAATTTGACCCCATTTAGCAGGGTTCTAGACTTTTCAAATGGCCAACATTGTAAGCAAgaagaaacccttttttttctcaacaGCAAGaagaaacattaaaataattgtaattgcAAGAATCATGCAGTGGAAGAAAAGGATTGGACATGGGGAAGTACATCATCAACTACCAAATGTGTTgataaattaaagataaaagactgataataaaatgatttttctagatttaactgtaataagaaatattttaagtattaaattgtgtacaataaattttattttatttattaaaattattgagtAGTTGAGAGCACTGTTTTCATACCTAAACAGTTTGGGTATTGATCCACAATAAAGTATTAAATTGTTTGAGCAGTGAATTAGTTGAATTAGTAGTAGAattggttaaattaatttttattttgatattaatttatttttaataatttaaatgaattgattaaatcaagaattaataatttaatcgaTTCGACTATTCTAAAACCTTTAGTTGGGAATGTTTATATAGTCAGTGAATTGGTGTAAGATTCCTAAGTTGATGTCTAGATAAGAGGAATTGGATGTGACCAAGGGTTTGTTTGGGAATACTTTTGGGCGTTTTTTcactcaaaaataattttagggataaaaagtaaagatatttatggattgggtcagatattaatatattttatgtttgttcaAGTTTGACTCAACCTAAAATATAAGCTTAAGATTTTGTTCAAATTCGtctatatttacaaaaaattaatccAAACTCATTTAAGTccactcatattatttttaaaatttttaaaatatttattttattttattttattttaataattttatacattttttatttattaaaatttttcataaagtcatcttaacaatattttaaagtttacattaaagtagtattatatatttagtataggtttgtttttttaatgtgttttaaattacataatataaagtattataaacttaaaaatgggtcgggctGGGTCAGGCTTGGGCCTTAATTGATCAAGCCCAAGCCTGAGCTATATTTTAAACGGgcataatttttttacctaGACTCATTTTTCGGGCTTAATATTTTTGCCAAAATCCTCCCAAATTTCAAACGAACCTTCGAACCTAGGTTGGTCCACCcatattatttgtaaaaaacTAACCTAAACCCATTTAGGTccacccatattatttttatagttatcttaacattattttaatgtttacattagagtagtattatatatttagtataggttttttttaatgtgttctaaattacataatatataaaaataacataatataaagtattataaacttaaatatGGGTTGGGCTGGGCTGGTCTTGGGCCTTAATTGTTCAAGCCCGAGCCTAAGCCATATCTTAAACgggtataatttttttacccagACCTATTTTTcggttttaatatttttgcccaaaccctttCGAATTTCAAACGAACCTTCAAACTTGAGTTGATAGTCTAATCTATGAACATGTCTAATTAAAAAGTACGGTGCGAAAGTGTTTTTCACCTAAACCCAAAGGTTAGGAGTTAGATGCTTTTGACTTTTGTGCTTTGAagtataaatattcaaaatacatttgtttgtattaactatttaaaatttgggatgaattcatattttatgtatcattatattaaatttttaaatattatttattaattttaaaattttaaaatatttcatgtgtaattaaatttacaaacaattattaattattgaaaagtatttaaaatatatattttatgtataattgcattaaattatttaaatattatctaaattattattttttaatttcaagatcatgtataaaataaatattttaacttttgattacaatttttgacaataatgtcaaacatattaaatttataaatcatgtTTTTTCACCATATTTTTCCATAACACTTTCGAAAAATACTTTTCAATCATAATAACATTCTCGATTATACGATATCACTTGGAGAATCTCTCAACCTTTGCCAATGGGTCCTAATTAAGACTCCACAACGTCATCAATGCACAAGTTGTGTCAGATGGTAAATTCATCATTATTGATAACCTTTGATAGGATACAATGTTGATTTGATGCTTTCCCGGACCCTGAatattttggtgatgtattCTTAGTAaatcttgatttgattttgtgATGACTTATAATATGCATACATTGGATCAACGGTTTTGGAAAGAGATAGAAGTGAGTGGTTAAATCTTTTAGGAGTAGAGAACCAGAAGGAGAGAGGAGGAAGAAGCCCCCTTTTGggactgtcgaaaccattttctttgtaaaagggtcgactttaattttaaaaacgaaaaatagagtcgccaccgatcatttttatgaggtgtgatcaggtCACCCTGTAACggtttaatttatcaaaataacaattttaatctacaaaatcaagaaaaacgggttcgggagtcgattacgtttgaggaaggattagcaccctcgtaacgcccaaaattggtacttaGTTGATTAATttgtgtcttagtgtcgaaaattaatAACTCGAAAAGAACTTAGAATACgatccttttttattaatattaattaaaaattactcgGATAAATTGTAATATGTAAAAtgcctccttatctcgaagAAACTAAATGtcacatcccgtaagttaggacacaacacctCGTATTTTCGAGAATAAGCTCgcctttgtttttatttaaaacacatttattttagttttaaaaggatatttaattgtttaggtTCAACGCGAGAAAAACtgaaacccaataagttaggacacaacttctcgaatttccaaatacggaatattacctttatttttatttaaaacacagttattttagttttaaaaggatattcggttatttaggttcaacgcaagaaaaattgaaacccagtaaATTAGGGCACAACTTCTCGAATTTCTAAATACGGAATATAATctttattttcaagattttctttttttacgaatttggataaaaattaatgtaatagtTAACAagatacatgtttaatttattcaaacatcGTATGAAAGCGaacaaatgtttttttaaacGTAATGTAtagtacaataataataaaataatatgaaataactATATGAGTAGAATATTTAAAGGGTAAACAATAAATAATGgaatacaacaataataataatgaaattataataataacaccaaataacaataacaataatcatattaactactattctaatattaaaaataataaaagtgagttaaacactaataataataataatgaaatatataaataaaggaataaataacaatatcaatTCTAAAtacaagaaaagtaaaatatatatataaataaataaaagcttgaaactaaacgaataaggattaaattggaattaaaatgaaatttaaaacctaaattataataaaataaatgaacaaacaCAAAAAGCACTAGATTGAAACTCGGATGAAATTTATGGGGCATaaattggaataaaaataaGGTAAAGGACAACATTGAAAAGCACAAATAACATAGATggactaaaatggaaaatattccTGCCCCCAAAACACAGCACTTTACGCGGGGTTAAAATGCAATAAAAGCAAAATCCTAGGgcaaaatcaaaaaaaaaaaaacaggatCTATTGAAGCAGGCCGAAGAAGCGGAAGGATCGAA harbors:
- the LOC105763994 gene encoding germin-like protein subfamily 2 member 4; the encoded protein is MAAKVFAYFVALVAVFSVAKSDPDPLQDICVADTSSGVKVNGFACKKDADVTENDFFFSGLAKPAVVNNTVGSVVTGANVEKIPGLNTLGVSLSRIDYQPGGLNPPHTHPRATEIIFVLDGELDVGFITTANKLISKSLKKGDIFVFPKGLVHFQQNNGKEPASVIAGFNSQLPGTQSIAVTLFGSTPAVPDHVLTKAFQIGTKEVNKIKSRLAPK